The Candidatus Nanosynbacter sp. HMT-352 region GAACCTTACCAGGGCTTGACATCCAGGGAAGGTCTGCGAAAGTAGACTGTGCCTTTTGGAACCCTGTGACAGGTGATGCATGGCCGTCGTCAGCTCGTGTCGTGAGATGTTAGGTTAAGTCCTTCAACGAGCGCAACCCTTGTGAATAGTTGTATTTTTCTATTCAGACTGCCCCGGTAACGGGGAGGAAGGAGGGGATGATGTCAGGTCAGTATTTCCCTTACGTCCTGGGCTAGAAACGTAATACAATGGCTAGTACAATGCGCAGCGAAGCCGCGAGGTGAAGCAAATCGCATCAAAGCTAGTCTCAGTTCGGATTGTAGGCTGAAACTCGCCTGCATGAAGTCGGAATCGCTAGTAATCGCAAATCAGCAAGTTGCGGTGAATACGTTCCCGGGTCTTGTACACACCGCCCGTCAAACCATGAAAGTGACCAACACCCGAAGTCCGATTCGTCGGCCTAAGGTGGGGGGCATGATTGGGGTTAAGTCGTAACAAGGTATCCGTACCGGAAGGTGCGGATGGATTACCTCCTTTCTAGGGAGTAACGATGCCAATCTGTCGAGCAATCACAGATTGAGCTAGGTCGGTCTCGTAAGTGTGTCGAGCTTACATATTTACAATAGTCCTCTCGAGGACGAGACAAAAGTTCAACCTTTCTCTACGATAAACCGATTGATGAATTGCACAATCAAGTTGTTAAACAAAAAAGTCCCTCTACGAGGGGCTTTTTATATGACTGATTTTATTAAATCTGATGTTTTGATAGAATTGCGATTACAAAAAATAGCCAACAGTGTTTGGCTATTTATGTTTTTCGTAGACACCTATTATAGTCCGCTACCAAAAAGGGAGTTTAGTAGCCAGTTTAGTGGGATAGTGTGCAGGCTGAGCATAATAGCGAATCCTACTCCACATGTAACAAGTCCCCAAAATTTGAAACGATCATAGCTACTTACGCCGCTTCCCAGATTGTCGGCTAATTTTTGATGGAAAATAACGACGATTCCACCAGCAATTAAGACCAAAATCCCAAAAAATAATGCACTAAAACTAAATTGATATAACATATTATTAATTATACACTTGTCAGAATTAAAAAGATACTGTACAATTAAAAGGTCTCGGCAATTTATGGGGACATAGCTCAGTTGGCTAGAGCACCTGCTTTGCAAGCAGGGGGTCCAGGGTTCGAGTCCCTGTGTCTCCACCATATGGGGTGAAGTGGGCTTACGTCCACAACACTCCACCAAGACGAATGAGGGCGATTAGCTCAGCTGGTTAGAGCGCGTCACTGATAATGACGAGGTCGGAGGTTCAAGTCCCTCATCGCCCACCATATTTTTAATATGGGCGCTTAGCTCAGTTGGCTAGAGCATCTCGTTTACACCGAGAGGGTCGGGGGTTCGAGTCCCTCAGCGCCCACCAATCATAGATAGTCAGGAATATCGCCGAACAGGCGATTTTTTATTTGCAAGTAACCTTGCTTAATAAAGCATAGATAGCTATACTCTTAGAATATGTATAAGTGTATTATTAAGCCGATATTATTTTTATTAACACCAGATTTTACGCATAAGTTAACTATTTTTTGCGGTCGTTTGGCGCAGGCGTTTCCTCCTATTAGATGGGCTATTCGTAAATTATGGAGCTTCCAGGATAAGTCGCTACAGCAAGAAATTGATGGAGTTGTATTTAATAACCCAATAGGCTTGTCAGCGGGATTTGATAAAAATGTACAATTGTCACCTTTAATGGAAGATGTTGGATTTGGCTTTGCTTCTGGCGGATCTGTGACTATGGAGCCGAGAAGGGGAAATCTGCGACCATGGTTTCATCGATTGCCGAACACCAAATCTGTAGTTGTGTACGCTGGTATGCCGAATTATGGATTAGAGAAGATTAGTGACTACATTGAATTAAACAGATCTAAAATTAAATCAATGCCGACTGTTGTGTCTGTGGCTGTTATTGCTGATAAATCCACGAAAGACGAATTTGGGCCAGTCGTTCCGGAGGAATATATAATTCGGGATGTAAAAAAAGCGGTTAGTTATATCGTAGAAAACAGCTTGGCTAGTGTTATAGAGATCAATATTTCTTGTCCGAATGCTGGCAAGGAGCCGTTTATCTATGCTGGTACGCTAGAGACTTTATTGAGCGAATTAGATTCTGTAGAGAGAAATGTTCCTTTCTGGGTTAAAATGCCACATTTGTATGATTTGAGACAGTTCGACTCGTTATTAAAGGTTATTGTTGAGCATAATATTCAGGGTGTAACGGTAGCTAATTTAATAAAGGATCGTGAGAAGGTAGATCTTAAAGATCCTTTGACTGATGATATTAGGGGTGGATTAAGCGGCGAACCTACTCGCGCACATAGTCTAGAGCTGATTAGGTATGCATATAAAAATTATAGAGATAAACTGACTATTATTGGTGTTGGCGGAGTTTTTTCGGCCGAAGATGCATACGCTAAGATTAAGGCAGGGGCTAGTCTAGTTGGGCTTATCACTGGGCTGTTTTTCGAAGGTCCGCAGCTAATTGGGCGAATAAATCGCGAGTTGTCTCAGCTTCTAAAAAATGACGGTTTTTATAGTATTTCTGAGGCGATTGGCGCTGATTTTAATAAAAAGCAAAAAAAGTCGAAAAAACTTTGAAAAAACCCTTGCAAAAGAATCTCAGCTGCTGTATAGTTAATTACTAGTTAAGCGAATGTTCAAACGAACCTCTGGCAATACACTGCAAAGCGTGCGAGGGCAGTGAGAAAACATCTGAGTGTAGATAGATTTGTCAATTTATTGACCTGTCAATTGTGCACTCAAATGTGTGAGGCACTGATCATTAACAATTTGAGAGTAAAAGAAATTGAGTTTTTAATTGACGGTAGTAGTAATTGCAAAGTAGCAACTACTAGTTAAGTCAATGCATAAAAAGGTACTCAAGGGCGCTAAATGGATGCCTAGACGTATATTACCGATGAAGGACGTGGAAGACTGCGATAAGCTTCGGGAAGCTGTCAACAAGCTTTGATCCGGAGATCTCCGAATGGGGAAACCCAGCATGAGTCATGTCATGTTGCCACTTGCTGAACACATAGGCAAGCGAGCGGGAACCATCTGAACTGAAACATCTTAGTAGGATGAGGAAGAGAAAGTAAATAACGATTGCGAAAGTAGTGGCGAGCGAAATCGCAACAGCCCAAACCTTTTAAGTTTTTGCCTATTAATTTAGGCAAATAAGTTGATAGACGAATACTTATAAGGGGTTGTGATATTACATATGACCAAGTCAGAGAATTTGATTCATTCAAATAATCTGATTTGCGATAACTGGCTATCAACAG contains the following coding sequences:
- the pyrD gene encoding dihydroorotate dehydrogenase (quinone), whose translation is MYKCIIKPILFLLTPDFTHKLTIFCGRLAQAFPPIRWAIRKLWSFQDKSLQQEIDGVVFNNPIGLSAGFDKNVQLSPLMEDVGFGFASGGSVTMEPRRGNLRPWFHRLPNTKSVVVYAGMPNYGLEKISDYIELNRSKIKSMPTVVSVAVIADKSTKDEFGPVVPEEYIIRDVKKAVSYIVENSLASVIEINISCPNAGKEPFIYAGTLETLLSELDSVERNVPFWVKMPHLYDLRQFDSLLKVIVEHNIQGVTVANLIKDREKVDLKDPLTDDIRGGLSGEPTRAHSLELIRYAYKNYRDKLTIIGVGGVFSAEDAYAKIKAGASLVGLITGLFFEGPQLIGRINRELSQLLKNDGFYSISEAIGADFNKKQKKSKKL